Within bacterium, the genomic segment AACCATATTGCGTACGGCTGTATCGTCTTCGACGATCAGAATACGGCTCTTAGGTATGATATTATCGTTGTTTTCGTTTGAGGGTTCGGCAAAGATCGGATCTTGTGTCATATTAGCGAATACTTTCAAGTAATTTTCTTTTCGAGTCCGTGAGAATACCTTTTTGCCGCAGTTCTTCGGTATAAGCCTGAAGCAGCAGTGGGTTGGATTCTTTGATGCTCACGGCCACTATCAGATTGACCAAGTCGTGAATGGCTTCCAATGTCACAAACTTACCGCCGGTTTTGTCGGCAAGCCATTGAAAATTAGCACGCGTTTCCGCGACATTATTACACAGCACGGTGTACACTTTAACATGTTTTTCGATCAGACGGTTGGTTTCAACCCGGTAATCACGATGGCTCGTACATTCTTCAAAACCATCCATCACACCATGAGGCGGTTTATCGCCGATCAAAATAATAGCTTTTCCTTTATTACCGGGCGACCAATCAAGTTGATTGGCCTCAAACAGTGCGCATTCGACCGCTTCCGGACCACCGCCACCGGCACCGGGTTCGATTGCCGGGGAACGTAGAAATGAAATCACATCCTCTTCTTTATCCGTCAGCGGCAGGGTTTTGGTAACGTATGGCCCCTG encodes:
- a CDS encoding VWA domain-containing protein; translation: MSGEIVQKQKEALLKKIAEHKALSKPVLDKVRKASSLEVVIMFDTTGSMDTYLSEVQVHVQLIVREIRKRVPDARLSVIVYKDHEQGPYVTKTLPLTDKEEDVISFLRSPAIEPGAGGGGPEAVECALFEANQLDWSPGNKGKAIILIGDKPPHGVMDGFEECTSHRDYRVETNRLIEKHVKVYTVLCNNVAETRANFQWLADKTGGKFVTLEAIHDLVNLIVAVSIKESNPLLLQAYTEELRQKGILTDSKRKLLESIR